In the genome of Paenibacillus pabuli, one region contains:
- the deoD gene encoding purine-nucleoside phosphorylase, with protein MSTHIGAKPGDIAETILLPGDPLRAKFIADTYLEDVVCYNEVRGMLGFTGTYQGHRISVQGSGMGIPSFSIYANELISEYGVKNLIRVGTCGGMQEHVRVRDVILAQAACTDSSMNKLVFGGYDFSPIATFSLLKEAYDRATAKGMKIHVGNVFSSDSFYRDDRSVTEKLMQHGVLGVEMETTALYTLAAKFGVNALTILTVSDHLLTGEETSAEERQKTFNDMMVVALETAITL; from the coding sequence ATGAGTACACATATTGGAGCTAAACCCGGGGATATCGCAGAAACAATCCTTTTACCAGGAGACCCATTACGTGCAAAATTTATTGCTGATACGTACCTTGAAGATGTGGTTTGTTACAACGAAGTTCGCGGAATGCTCGGATTCACGGGTACATATCAAGGACACCGTATTTCGGTGCAAGGCTCAGGTATGGGGATTCCGTCGTTCAGCATCTATGCCAACGAACTGATCAGCGAATATGGCGTGAAAAACCTGATTCGTGTAGGTACTTGCGGCGGTATGCAGGAACATGTGCGCGTACGTGACGTAATTCTGGCGCAAGCAGCATGTACGGATTCCAGCATGAACAAGCTCGTATTCGGTGGATATGATTTCTCCCCGATCGCGACGTTCTCCCTGCTGAAAGAAGCCTATGACCGCGCAACTGCCAAAGGCATGAAAATTCACGTCGGTAACGTATTCAGCTCCGATTCCTTCTATCGTGACGACCGTTCCGTGACTGAAAAATTGATGCAGCACGGCGTACTGGGCGTGGAGATGGAAACAACGGCACTGTACACACTTGCAGCCAAATTTGGCGTAAACGCACTGACGATCCTGACGGTAAGTGATCACTTGCTGACAGGGGAAGAAACTTCCGCTGAAGAACGCCAAAAAACGTTCAACGACATGATGGTGGTAGCACTGGAAACAGCAATTACGTTGTAA
- the deoC gene encoding deoxyribose-phosphate aldolase → MIDHTLLRADATQSEMAKLTEEAKQYLFASVCVNPGWVAYAAEQLQGTGVDICTVIGFPLGASTSETKAFETKDAIAKGATEVDMVINISALKDGKDDVVEQDIRAVVEAAAGKALVKVIIETCLLTDEEKVRACQAAVKAGADFVKTSTGFSTGGATPEDIALMRRTVGPNVGVKASGGVRSLEDMQKMIDAGATRIGASSGVKIMQGEQSTSNY, encoded by the coding sequence ATGATAGATCATACCTTGCTTCGTGCAGATGCAACACAAAGTGAAATGGCCAAATTGACCGAAGAAGCGAAACAATATCTGTTTGCTTCTGTATGTGTTAACCCGGGCTGGGTTGCTTATGCTGCTGAACAGCTTCAAGGTACTGGCGTAGATATTTGTACCGTGATCGGTTTCCCTCTGGGAGCTTCCACTTCCGAGACCAAAGCGTTCGAAACCAAAGACGCCATCGCCAAAGGTGCTACTGAGGTGGATATGGTCATCAACATTAGTGCGTTGAAAGACGGAAAAGATGACGTTGTGGAGCAGGATATCCGTGCAGTTGTTGAAGCAGCAGCGGGTAAAGCTTTGGTGAAAGTCATTATTGAAACTTGTCTGTTGACGGATGAAGAGAAAGTACGTGCATGTCAGGCAGCAGTAAAAGCTGGAGCTGATTTTGTCAAAACGTCCACAGGTTTCTCTACAGGTGGAGCAACGCCAGAAGATATCGCTTTGATGCGTCGTACCGTTGGTCCAAATGTAGGTGTTAAGGCTTCCGGCGGCGTGCGTAGTCTGGAAGATATGCAAAAAATGATCGATGCTGGAGCAACTCGTATTGGCGCAAGTTCCGGTGTGAAAATCATGCAAGGTGAACAATCTACATCTAATTATTAA
- a CDS encoding NupC/NupG family nucleoside CNT transporter, giving the protein MKFLIALLGILVVFGLAYLVSNGKKKIRYRPLIIMIVLQVILGYALLNTEVGTFLIGGFATIFESLLGYANEGIAFVFGGLTTVGADSGGAPFFLSVLMPIVVISALIGILQYIRILPFVIKYIGLVLSKVNGMGKLESYNAVASAVLGQSEVFISVKKQIGLLPKHRLYTLCASAMSTVSMSIVGAYMSMIDPKYVVTALVLNLFGGFIIASIVNPYEVSPEEDILEVQEEEKQSFFEMLGEYIMDGFKVAIVVAAMLIGFVALIALVNGIFSAVLGISFQELLGYVFAPFAFIMGVPWKEAIQAGSIMATKMVSNEFVAMLDLTKQTALSARTTGIVSVFLVSFANFSSIGIIAGAVKGLHEKQGNVVARFGLKLLYGASLVSVLSAIIAGLFL; this is encoded by the coding sequence ATGAAATTCCTAATTGCCCTTCTTGGTATACTTGTTGTATTTGGACTAGCATATCTGGTCAGCAACGGTAAGAAGAAGATCCGATATCGTCCACTAATCATCATGATCGTTTTACAAGTAATATTGGGATACGCATTGTTAAACACAGAAGTGGGAACCTTTTTGATTGGCGGTTTTGCGACCATATTTGAAAGTTTGCTTGGTTATGCGAATGAAGGCATCGCGTTTGTATTCGGTGGCTTGACTACCGTTGGTGCAGACAGTGGGGGCGCGCCGTTCTTCCTCAGTGTATTGATGCCAATCGTCGTCATCTCAGCGCTCATTGGGATATTGCAGTATATCCGAATCTTACCTTTTGTTATAAAATATATTGGTCTGGTATTAAGCAAAGTCAACGGAATGGGCAAACTGGAATCATATAACGCGGTTGCTTCGGCTGTATTGGGGCAATCTGAAGTGTTCATTTCTGTAAAAAAACAAATTGGGTTGCTGCCTAAACATCGGCTGTACACCTTGTGTGCCTCGGCGATGTCCACGGTATCGATGTCGATTGTCGGTGCCTATATGTCCATGATTGATCCGAAATATGTGGTTACGGCACTTGTGCTGAACCTGTTTGGCGGTTTTATCATTGCTTCCATCGTGAATCCTTATGAGGTTTCCCCGGAAGAAGATATATTGGAAGTACAGGAAGAGGAAAAACAATCCTTCTTCGAAATGCTGGGCGAGTACATTATGGATGGTTTCAAAGTAGCTATCGTCGTAGCTGCAATGTTAATCGGTTTTGTTGCTTTGATCGCACTGGTTAACGGGATCTTCAGTGCAGTGCTCGGCATTTCGTTCCAGGAACTGCTTGGTTATGTGTTTGCACCATTTGCCTTCATTATGGGTGTTCCTTGGAAAGAAGCGATTCAAGCGGGAAGTATTATGGCTACCAAAATGGTATCCAACGAGTTCGTTGCCATGCTTGATCTGACCAAACAGACTGCATTGTCTGCCAGAACAACAGGGATCGTATCTGTCTTCCTCGTATCGTTCGCCAACTTCTCTTCGATCGGTATTATTGCCGGTGCGGTGAAGGGACTTCATGAGAAACAAGGTAATGTGGTGGCCCGCTTCGGTCTGAAACTGCTTTACGGTGCATCGCTTGTCAGCGTGCTGTCTGCGATCATCGCCGGACTGTTCTTGTAA
- the deoB gene encoding phosphopentomutase — protein sequence MSTFKRVHLIVMDSVGIGEAPDAAEFDDFDVDTFGHIARERGGLNMPHMASLGLSNIKKIEGIPVADAPKAYYTKMQEASRGKDTMTGHWEIMGLYIDTPFRVFENGFPDELIQRIEEKTGRKVIGNKPASGTEIIDELGEEHVKTGALIIYTSADSVLQIAAHEDVVPLKELYEICEFCREITLDDPYMLGRIIARPFVGEVGNFKRTANRHDYALKPFGRTVMNELKDGGFDVIALGKISDIYDGEGVTKSVRTVSNMDGMDKLSETMDEEFTGLSFLNLVDFDALFGHRRDPQGYAQALEEYDARLPEIFSKMTDDDLLLITADHGNDPTYRGTDHTREYVPLLVYSPRFSEGKQLELRSTFADIGATVAENFGVTLPEYGTSFLKDLK from the coding sequence ATGTCAACATTCAAAAGAGTACATCTGATCGTTATGGATTCAGTGGGAATAGGTGAAGCGCCGGATGCAGCGGAATTCGATGATTTCGACGTCGACACCTTTGGTCACATTGCACGTGAACGCGGAGGGCTGAACATGCCTCATATGGCCAGCCTTGGACTATCCAACATTAAAAAAATTGAAGGTATCCCTGTCGCGGATGCACCCAAAGCGTATTATACCAAAATGCAGGAAGCATCCCGAGGTAAAGATACAATGACAGGGCACTGGGAGATTATGGGTCTTTATATTGATACCCCTTTCCGCGTATTTGAGAATGGCTTCCCGGATGAGCTGATTCAGCGCATTGAAGAGAAGACAGGCCGCAAAGTCATTGGTAATAAACCTGCCAGCGGCACAGAAATCATTGATGAGCTGGGCGAAGAGCATGTCAAAACAGGCGCCTTGATTATATATACTTCCGCAGATTCGGTTCTGCAGATTGCAGCTCATGAGGATGTTGTTCCATTGAAAGAACTGTATGAAATCTGTGAGTTCTGCCGCGAGATTACGCTCGACGATCCTTACATGCTGGGCCGTATTATTGCCCGTCCGTTTGTAGGCGAAGTAGGGAACTTCAAGCGTACAGCTAATCGTCACGACTACGCGCTCAAACCATTTGGCCGTACCGTGATGAATGAACTCAAAGATGGCGGATTTGATGTTATCGCATTGGGAAAAATTTCGGATATTTATGATGGCGAGGGTGTAACCAAGTCTGTACGTACCGTCTCCAACATGGATGGCATGGACAAACTGTCCGAAACAATGGATGAGGAGTTCACTGGACTCAGCTTCCTGAACCTGGTTGACTTCGATGCCTTGTTCGGTCACCGTCGTGATCCACAAGGCTACGCTCAGGCGCTTGAAGAGTATGATGCTCGTTTGCCTGAGATCTTCAGCAAAATGACGGACGATGATCTGCTGCTCATCACAGCTGACCATGGTAATGATCCAACCTATCGCGGTACGGACCATACACGAGAGTATGTGCCGCTGCTTGTATACTCTCCGCGCTTCAGCGAGGGTAAACAGCTTGAGCTGCGCAGCACGTTTGCAGATATAGGAGCAACCGTAGCTGAGAACTTTGGAGTGACACTGCCGGAATATGGAACAAGCTTCCTGAAGGATTTGAAATAG